A single window of Flagellimonas maritima DNA harbors:
- the yidC gene encoding membrane protein insertase YidC has protein sequence MEEKKLDINSIIGFVLIFGILVFMFYQNQPTPEELEAQKAEQEKIDVAAEKKEKISEPVIVEEQKPINLQDSTALANYKSTVGAFGFTTASAGTTILENELLLLEVDNKGGQIVEAKMKNFVNHDSIAVYLVKDSNAKFGINFSTSDNRVLNTLDLFFEPTLSKSGDNQILSMKAKISENQFLEYRYEMKPNDYLVDFTVRSQGLNGVINSSRPVELEWDLKAMRHDKSVQYENRYTRLTYNHEDGKISKLSESSELDEETEEEIKWLSYRQHFFSSILATDDRFKSAQLRSKNLVEEETKETLFTKQYSTKASLELQAGEFSQNMYWYYGPTDVKVLEDYEDLGLVESIPFGWGIFGWINRYVFTPFYTFLSSFLPYGIAIIVMTIIVRLALSPVTYKSYLSQAKMKVLKPEITELNEKYKDNAMKKQQETMKLYNKAGVSPMSGCVPALLQLPIFYSLFMFFPTSFALRQKSFLWAEDLSSYDTIFNLPFAIPFYGDHVSLFPILASVAIFFYMMMTTGQSMQMQQQPGMPNMKFIMYLSPVMMLFFFNNYASGLSLYYFVSNLITIFIMLAIKNYILDEDKIHAQIQENKKKPKKENKFQKKMREMMEQAEAQKKTGKR, from the coding sequence ATGGAAGAAAAAAAGCTGGATATCAATTCCATCATAGGTTTTGTATTGATTTTTGGGATACTTGTCTTTATGTTTTACCAAAATCAGCCCACACCAGAAGAGCTCGAAGCTCAAAAAGCTGAACAAGAGAAAATTGATGTTGCAGCAGAAAAAAAGGAAAAAATTTCGGAACCTGTTATAGTGGAAGAGCAAAAACCAATAAACTTGCAGGATTCCACAGCACTTGCCAATTATAAAAGTACAGTTGGGGCTTTTGGATTTACCACAGCTTCAGCGGGAACAACTATATTGGAGAACGAGTTACTTCTTTTGGAAGTTGACAATAAAGGAGGCCAAATAGTGGAGGCCAAAATGAAGAATTTTGTAAACCATGACTCCATAGCTGTCTATTTGGTCAAAGATTCCAATGCCAAGTTCGGAATTAATTTTTCTACTTCTGACAATAGGGTGTTGAATACTTTGGATTTGTTTTTTGAACCCACATTATCAAAAAGCGGTGACAATCAAATATTGTCGATGAAAGCGAAGATTTCCGAGAACCAATTTTTGGAATATCGTTATGAAATGAAGCCAAATGACTATTTGGTAGATTTTACGGTACGCTCCCAGGGACTTAACGGGGTAATCAATTCAAGCCGTCCTGTTGAACTGGAATGGGACTTAAAAGCAATGCGCCATGATAAGAGTGTACAATATGAAAATAGGTATACGCGCCTGACCTACAATCATGAGGATGGGAAGATAAGCAAGCTTTCAGAAAGCAGTGAACTGGACGAGGAAACAGAAGAGGAGATAAAATGGCTTTCCTACCGCCAACATTTTTTTAGTTCGATTCTTGCTACGGACGATCGTTTTAAAAGCGCGCAACTACGCTCCAAAAATTTAGTTGAAGAGGAAACCAAGGAAACATTGTTTACAAAGCAATACTCCACAAAAGCTTCTTTGGAGCTGCAGGCAGGTGAGTTCTCACAAAATATGTATTGGTATTATGGCCCTACGGATGTAAAGGTTCTGGAAGATTATGAGGATTTGGGCCTGGTTGAGTCCATTCCTTTTGGATGGGGCATATTTGGTTGGATAAACAGATATGTCTTTACACCATTTTATACATTTTTGAGTTCTTTTCTTCCCTATGGGATAGCGATAATCGTTATGACCATTATTGTTCGTTTGGCCTTATCTCCGGTTACGTACAAATCATATCTTTCCCAGGCAAAAATGAAAGTTCTAAAGCCAGAGATTACGGAATTAAACGAGAAGTATAAGGACAATGCCATGAAAAAGCAGCAGGAGACCATGAAGCTTTACAATAAAGCAGGGGTAAGCCCCATGAGCGGTTGTGTGCCTGCACTTTTACAATTGCCTATATTCTACTCGTTGTTCATGTTCTTTCCAACTTCTTTTGCGTTGCGACAAAAATCTTTTTTATGGGCTGAAGATTTATCTTCTTATGACACCATTTTTAATTTACCTTTTGCCATTCCCTTTTATGGAGACCATGTAAGTCTATTTCCAATATTGGCATCGGTCGCGATTTTTTTCTATATGATGATGACCACGGGACAGAGCATGCAGATGCAACAACAGCCAGGTATGCCCAACATGAAATTCATTATGTACCTGTCTCCGGTAATGATGTTGTTTTTCTTTAATAATTATGCCAGTGGTCTTAGTCTATATTACTTTGTTTCCAATCTGATAACAATTTTTATCATGCTCGCCATTAAAAATTATATTTTGGATGAGGACAAGATTCACGCGCAGATTCAGGAAAACAAAAAGAAGCCAAAGAAGGAGAATAAGTTTCAGAAAAAAATGCGCGAGATGATGGAACAGGCCGAAGCTCAAAAGAAGACAGGCAAAAGATAA
- a CDS encoding DUF6515 family protein, with protein MKNLKLALFIFAFIFVGSTEYVEAQVRRTTVRTVRKERRVKRKIRRQNRRVARRTLRRLPANTRPIVFRRASYYPVGGMYFVQRNNIYVRTFPPRGFRRRILPATAIALTVRGVGYQYADGVFYKPIEDEYEVTLPPIGAVVNELPEDAEEIDFEGVSAYELNQAVYQAVDDGYEIIDILEEEEEE; from the coding sequence ATGAAAAATCTGAAACTAGCGCTTTTTATTTTTGCTTTTATCTTTGTTGGTTCTACTGAATATGTTGAAGCACAAGTAAGGCGCACAACAGTCAGAACTGTTCGCAAAGAAAGAAGAGTCAAAAGAAAAATTAGGAGGCAAAATAGAAGGGTTGCCAGAAGAACATTGAGACGTTTACCCGCCAATACCCGCCCAATCGTTTTTAGGAGAGCCAGTTATTATCCTGTTGGCGGAATGTATTTTGTTCAAAGAAACAATATATATGTAAGAACCTTTCCACCAAGAGGTTTTCGTAGAAGAATTTTACCCGCTACCGCAATAGCTTTGACGGTGAGAGGTGTCGGTTACCAATATGCCGATGGAGTTTTCTATAAACCGATAGAGGATGAATATGAGGTTACGCTTCCCCCCATTGGTGCAGTAGTTAACGAACTTCCTGAAGATGCTGAAGAAATAGATTTTGAAGGTGTCTCAGCATACGAACTGAACCAAGCGGTATACCAGGCTGTTGATGATGGTTATGAGATTATAGACATTCTTGAAGAGGAAGAGGAAGAATAA
- a CDS encoding fasciclin domain-containing protein, which yields MKKILQFRSYLFLMALMVFSFSSCDNEDDGATDKSEEAQSTIVETAQNTDALASLVAALTKADENDDSDLVATLNGKGTFTVFAPTNDAFTDLLNDLDDFDSLDDFNTPEKRAILATILKYHVVSGIAAESTDLEDEQKISTVQGEDVTVRLEDGRVFIDDATDIDAEVIIADVNTSNGIVHVINKVLVPQEIINALNGNESTLVDIVVATETLSILEQAVIKAGLVDTLNSEGPFTVFAPTDDAFETLFMILGDTYNTLDDFDSEEEMELLKNVLLYHVVPAKVLKANLEAGDVPTAFTDNSLTIIEKDGTFVIGDASEIKANITATDILASNGVAHTIDKVLLPQAAIDFAASIQLKNIVEIAIETEDLSLLVKALQTANAGLVETLSGKGPFTVFAPTNAAFADLLDVLGDGYNGLSDFNSQEEIDLLVDILTYHVISGTAAFSSNLEDEQQIPTVFGDVLEIDLDGDSIEIIDASDNNATVVIKDVAASNGVVHVIDKVLLPQVALDFVAKLQLKNIVEIAIETDDLDLLVQALQTANAGLVETLSGDGPFTVFAPTNKAFKNLLNLLGDDFNSLSDFDTQDERDLLVTVLTYHVIAGKAAFSDDLNNGDQIATFQGENVGINIKNSTIHVEDATDANATVVVEDVEASNGVVHIIDKVLLPQAALDILFPPTPNIVQLAQSVDDLSLLVAALIQADAGLVDALSGDGPFTVFAPTNEAFENLLHNLGSQYNSLEDFDTAEERALLAKLLTYHVISDQAITSSELTGHKVLKTLQGENIEAIGGHPIKIRDKTHDLAKVIGADNEASNGIVHIIDKVLVPQEIIDALH from the coding sequence ATGAAAAAAATTTTACAATTTAGGAGCTATCTCTTTCTAATGGCTCTCATGGTATTTTCGTTTTCTTCTTGCGATAATGAAGATGACGGAGCAACGGACAAATCAGAAGAAGCGCAGAGTACGATTGTAGAAACTGCACAAAACACAGATGCCTTGGCTTCCTTGGTGGCAGCACTTACAAAAGCTGACGAAAACGATGATTCAGATTTGGTTGCCACACTTAACGGAAAAGGCACATTCACCGTCTTTGCACCGACCAATGATGCTTTTACAGACTTATTAAATGATTTGGATGATTTTGATTCTTTAGATGATTTTAATACTCCTGAAAAAAGGGCGATACTGGCAACTATTTTAAAATATCATGTCGTTTCCGGTATAGCAGCTGAATCTACAGATTTAGAAGATGAACAAAAAATTTCAACGGTTCAAGGAGAGGACGTTACTGTACGTCTTGAAGACGGACGTGTATTTATAGATGATGCAACGGATATAGATGCCGAAGTAATCATTGCAGATGTAAATACTTCAAATGGAATTGTTCATGTAATAAACAAAGTGTTGGTACCACAGGAAATCATCAATGCCCTTAACGGCAATGAGTCAACTTTGGTGGATATCGTTGTTGCAACGGAAACATTGTCAATATTGGAACAAGCTGTAATAAAAGCAGGTCTAGTGGATACGCTCAACAGTGAAGGACCATTTACAGTATTTGCACCTACCGATGATGCTTTTGAAACATTATTTATGATATTAGGAGATACTTATAACACTCTTGATGATTTTGATTCTGAGGAAGAGATGGAATTGCTCAAGAATGTTCTTTTATATCACGTTGTTCCAGCCAAAGTATTGAAAGCAAATTTAGAAGCGGGCGATGTTCCCACAGCTTTTACAGACAATTCATTGACAATAATAGAAAAGGATGGCACTTTTGTGATTGGAGATGCTTCGGAAATTAAAGCCAACATTACTGCAACGGATATTTTGGCATCCAACGGAGTCGCACATACCATAGATAAAGTATTATTGCCCCAAGCAGCAATTGATTTTGCTGCATCCATTCAGTTAAAAAATATTGTGGAAATTGCTATTGAAACTGAAGATTTAAGCCTTTTGGTCAAAGCACTGCAAACCGCAAATGCCGGTTTGGTAGAAACTTTAAGCGGAAAAGGACCATTTACCGTATTTGCACCAACTAATGCCGCATTTGCAGATTTATTGGATGTACTAGGTGATGGTTACAACGGCCTTTCCGACTTTAACTCTCAAGAAGAAATTGACCTTTTGGTAGATATTCTTACTTATCACGTAATTTCAGGTACTGCTGCCTTTTCATCGAATTTGGAAGATGAACAACAAATACCGACTGTATTTGGGGATGTATTGGAAATCGATTTAGATGGGGATTCTATAGAAATTATTGATGCAAGTGATAATAATGCTACTGTTGTCATAAAAGATGTGGCAGCGAGCAATGGTGTAGTTCACGTAATAGATAAGGTTTTGCTTCCTCAAGTGGCTTTGGATTTTGTTGCTAAGCTCCAATTAAAGAATATCGTTGAGATTGCCATTGAAACAGATGATTTGGATTTACTTGTTCAGGCCTTGCAGACAGCAAACGCAGGACTTGTAGAAACCTTGAGCGGGGATGGACCGTTTACAGTATTCGCACCTACCAATAAAGCTTTTAAGAATCTCCTAAATCTATTGGGTGACGACTTCAACAGCCTTTCTGATTTCGATACGCAAGATGAAAGAGACTTATTGGTAACAGTTCTAACATATCATGTAATTGCTGGTAAGGCTGCATTTTCTGATGACTTAAATAATGGAGATCAAATTGCGACTTTTCAAGGAGAGAATGTAGGTATTAATATTAAAAATAGTACCATCCATGTCGAAGATGCAACAGATGCCAATGCAACCGTTGTAGTTGAGGATGTTGAAGCAAGTAATGGTGTGGTACATATTATTGATAAGGTGTTGCTTCCACAAGCTGCTTTGGACATACTTTTTCCACCTACGCCCAACATTGTACAATTGGCACAATCTGTAGATGATTTAAGCCTATTGGTAGCTGCGCTGATTCAAGCTGATGCAGGTCTGGTCGATGCACTTAGTGGAGATGGACCGTTTACTGTTTTTGCACCCACGAACGAAGCCTTTGAAAATTTGTTACATAATTTAGGAAGTCAATACAATAGCCTGGAAGATTTTGATACTGCTGAAGAAAGAGCACTTTTAGCAAAATTATTGACATACCATGTAATCTCAGATCAAGCCATCACTTCATCTGAACTTACAGGTCATAAAGTCCTAAAAACATTACAGGGAGAAAATATTGAAGCGATAGGAGGACATCCTATAAAAATTAGGGATAAAACCCACGATTTAGCCAAAGTTATCGGAGCGGATAATGAAGCTAGTAACGGCATCGTCCATATTATTGATAAAGTGCTCGTGCCACAAGAGATAATAGATGCATTACATTAA
- a CDS encoding fasciclin domain-containing protein, translated as MKALIKFSKFTLLAFAFIFTSCSDDDDNGPDNPGPTANIVVTAQATTELSSLVSALQKADESADSDLIGALSGDGPFTVFAPTNAAFTDLLAQLDGYSSLDDFNTQELQNLLAVILKYHVISGDAAFSTDLSDGQTLNTLQEGATLQVSTQGGVFIIDATNVDAEVTTANVETTNGVVHIIDKVLLPQAILDELADIILVSITDLAIGNDNLENLVAALIAANEDLPTVLRGDGPFTVLAPTDEAFENFLGGDELGDIPVETLTNVLKNHVINGELFKADLEAEGSGYANTLAIGAGDQNISLFYEVDGDDVEFNGGPNVETADIKALNGVVHIVDEVIDLPNIVDHALANPELADLVTELTDGGNTTFTDLLSNEEEVYTVFAPVNAAFDAFTNPNSNPIGDVLSNHVVVGAAAFSSGLTNSYVNTFAEFDTDENLSLYINTDDDTVTLNGSSEVAIADIVATNGVIHAVDAVIDLPTVVTFATADPNFTTLVQALTTLTPGTDFVDILSAQDGNGDDPFTVFAPTNDAFTALATIPAEADLTPILQHHVIDGENIRSGDLTANGVTVTPATLEGDTFSITLPGTDSNIADITDGAGNTGIGIDAVDVQAINGVIHVVDTVLIPDTEN; from the coding sequence ATGAAAGCACTGATTAAATTTTCTAAGTTTACTTTATTGGCATTTGCCTTTATATTTACATCCTGTTCGGATGATGACGATAATGGTCCTGATAATCCTGGACCAACTGCAAACATAGTGGTCACTGCACAAGCCACAACAGAATTGAGCAGCTTGGTGAGTGCATTGCAAAAAGCTGATGAAAGCGCCGACAGTGATTTAATTGGTGCTTTAAGTGGTGACGGTCCTTTCACGGTCTTTGCACCTACCAATGCTGCCTTTACTGATTTACTTGCACAATTGGATGGATATTCTTCTTTAGATGATTTTAATACGCAAGAATTACAAAATCTTTTGGCAGTAATATTAAAATACCATGTAATTTCCGGTGATGCTGCATTTTCCACAGATTTAAGCGATGGTCAGACCTTGAACACTTTACAAGAAGGAGCAACTTTACAGGTCTCAACTCAAGGTGGGGTATTTATTATCGATGCTACAAACGTAGATGCCGAAGTAACTACCGCTAATGTCGAAACTACAAATGGAGTAGTCCACATTATCGACAAAGTTCTTTTGCCACAAGCTATTTTGGATGAATTGGCCGATATTATTTTAGTTTCAATAACTGACTTGGCTATCGGTAACGATAACTTAGAAAACTTAGTTGCCGCTTTAATCGCTGCAAATGAAGATTTACCTACTGTATTGAGAGGCGATGGTCCATTTACTGTACTTGCACCAACAGATGAGGCTTTTGAAAATTTCTTAGGAGGAGATGAACTTGGTGATATTCCTGTTGAAACATTGACCAATGTACTAAAGAATCATGTAATCAACGGAGAATTGTTCAAAGCTGACTTGGAAGCTGAAGGTTCAGGGTATGCAAATACTCTTGCCATAGGAGCAGGAGATCAGAACATAAGTCTTTTTTACGAAGTAGATGGTGATGATGTTGAATTCAACGGAGGTCCAAATGTGGAAACAGCAGATATAAAAGCTTTAAACGGTGTTGTACACATTGTGGATGAGGTTATAGATTTACCAAATATTGTAGATCATGCACTTGCCAATCCAGAATTGGCAGATTTGGTTACTGAATTAACTGACGGCGGAAACACCACATTCACGGATTTACTTTCTAATGAAGAAGAAGTATATACTGTGTTTGCACCGGTCAATGCTGCATTTGATGCATTCACCAATCCCAATTCCAATCCTATCGGTGATGTGCTTTCCAATCACGTTGTAGTTGGTGCTGCCGCATTCAGTAGTGGATTGACAAATTCTTATGTAAACACATTTGCAGAGTTTGACACAGATGAAAATTTGAGCCTATATATTAATACAGATGATGATACCGTAACATTAAACGGTTCAAGTGAAGTTGCCATCGCGGATATCGTTGCGACCAACGGCGTAATCCATGCCGTAGATGCTGTAATCGACTTGCCAACAGTTGTGACATTTGCAACCGCTGATCCTAATTTTACTACACTCGTACAAGCACTGACCACATTGACGCCAGGTACTGATTTTGTAGATATCCTATCAGCACAAGATGGAAACGGGGATGATCCATTCACCGTATTTGCTCCTACCAATGATGCTTTCACTGCACTTGCTACAATTCCAGCTGAGGCTGATTTGACGCCAATTCTTCAACATCATGTTATCGATGGCGAAAACATAAGATCAGGAGACTTGACCGCGAATGGTGTAACCGTTACCCCAGCTACTTTAGAGGGCGATACCTTCTCTATTACGCTCCCAGGTACTGATAGCAATATAGCCGATATTACTGATGGAGCAGGAAATACAGGAATAGGTATTGATGCAGTAGATGTACAGGCAATCAATGGTGTTATCCATGTAGTGGACACTGTTTTGATTCCAGATACAGAAAATTAA